One segment of Panicum virgatum strain AP13 chromosome 1K, P.virgatum_v5, whole genome shotgun sequence DNA contains the following:
- the LOC120649144 gene encoding uncharacterized protein LOC120649144, with translation MANIRTVSSLAEVNGVLEEMGIDTIGGANQVQFRLHEQASLKDATKMKTRIRPGRHGFKLVNSELFDCKFKAMVELQEGYNTMVETCMVDCDHQLLPLEARIAELKYLLLSTDEEIPKIGFGAAERNRGVQQMRYPNRPFTDAQRVPYQAACPTNAERDTAVSLDKRAQMAFWKFNLRLLEVKESILEKTKTELERSLRVEFNKAIEEQSDLGVGYATYEFHNA, from the exons ATGGCTAACATCAGAACAGTCTCCAGCCTCGCTGAGGTCAATGGTGTCCTGGAAGAGATGGGCATCGATACGATTGGTGGAGCTAATCAAGTTCAATTTCGTTTGCACGAGCAGGCATCCCTAAAAGATGCAACTAAAATGAAGACGAGGATCCGACCTGGAAGGCATGGATTTAAATTAGTTAACTCCGAGCTTTTCGATTGTAAGTTTAAAGCCATGGTTGAGCTACAGGAGGGTTACAACACCATGGTCGAGACATGCATGGTGGATTGTGATCATCAGTTGCTCCCACTTGAAGCCCGCATCGCAGAGCTGAAGTATCTCTTACTCTCCACCGATGAGGAGATCCCAAAGATTGGATTTGGAGCTGCAGAGAGGAATCGGGGAGTGCAACAGATGCGCtatccaaaccggccg TTCACGGATGCGCAACGAGTTCCATATCAAGCAGCATGCCCTACAAATGCAGAGAGAGATACTGCAGTTTCTCTAGACAAACGTGCTCAGATGGCATTTTGGAAGTTTAATCTCCGTCTTCTGGAGGTGAAAGAATCCATCTTGGAGAAGACAAAGACTGAGCTGGAGAGAAGTCTGAGGGTAGAGTTCAACAAAGCGATTGAGGAGCAATCTGACCTTGGGGTTGGCTACGCGACCTACGAGTTTCACAATGCATAG